The Hymenobacter sp. 5317J-9 genome has a window encoding:
- a CDS encoding MbnP family protein, whose protein sequence is MKFSAFSALASAFALVAISLTGCKKDDVAASSPTEFTLHMDNGVTMPDPASNNAPKFFSLVLGSGNYKNAYGDNFTVSTLKYYISNVKLNKADGSSYAVPDSYFLVDQTDPASQDLTMTGAPEGEYSSVSFMVGVDSARTKAGNYGGGVLNAGKGMFWDMNGPEFINFKLEGNSPQAPHAPAAATGALVFHIAGYKHSTTNTIRTVTVPFTTSKLIIARDHKPEVHMLVEVANMFGKAPGPLVSFASTYNVMGGTTAARIADNIQANVFSVGHIHAN, encoded by the coding sequence ATGAAATTTTCCGCTTTTTCGGCGCTGGCCAGCGCCTTTGCTTTGGTTGCCATCAGCCTGACGGGCTGCAAGAAAGACGACGTCGCAGCATCCTCCCCCACCGAGTTTACGCTGCACATGGACAACGGCGTGACCATGCCCGACCCCGCGAGCAATAACGCGCCGAAGTTCTTTTCGCTGGTGCTGGGCTCGGGCAACTACAAAAATGCCTACGGCGACAACTTCACCGTAAGCACGCTTAAATACTACATTTCCAACGTGAAGCTGAACAAGGCCGACGGCAGCAGCTACGCCGTGCCCGACAGCTATTTCCTGGTCGACCAGACCGACCCTGCTTCCCAGGACCTCACCATGACTGGTGCGCCGGAGGGCGAATACAGCAGCGTGAGCTTTATGGTAGGCGTAGACAGCGCCCGCACCAAGGCGGGCAACTACGGCGGCGGCGTGCTCAACGCCGGCAAGGGCATGTTCTGGGACATGAACGGGCCCGAATTCATCAATTTCAAGCTCGAAGGCAACTCGCCGCAGGCCCCGCACGCGCCGGCTGCGGCCACGGGCGCGCTGGTGTTCCACATTGCCGGCTACAAGCACTCCACCACCAATACCATTCGGACGGTGACGGTGCCGTTCACCACGTCCAAGCTCATCATTGCCCGCGACCACAAGCCCGAGGTGCACATGCTGGTGGAAGTGGCCAACATGTTCGGCAAAGCCCCCGGCCCGCTGGTGAGCTTTGCCAGCACCTACAACGTGATGGGCGGCACCACGGCCGCCCGCATTGCCGACAACATCCAGGCGAACGTGTTTTCGGTGGGCCACATCCACGCCAACTAG